The proteins below are encoded in one region of Casimicrobium huifangae:
- a CDS encoding VOC family protein, which yields MNKFGAVLFVKDVARMRAFYEAVAGLSVTEAGPTWARLGTGAFELVVHGIPPHIAATFETSSPPERREEAAIKLVFPVADIAIARATAARLGGELNPPDREWQLGSERICDGVDPEGNVFQVRAETP from the coding sequence ATGAACAAGTTCGGCGCCGTCCTGTTTGTCAAGGACGTGGCCCGCATGCGTGCGTTCTATGAAGCCGTGGCTGGTCTGTCGGTCACCGAAGCGGGGCCGACCTGGGCGCGGCTTGGCACCGGCGCCTTCGAGCTGGTGGTACACGGCATCCCGCCGCACATCGCCGCCACCTTCGAGACCAGCTCTCCGCCCGAACGCCGCGAGGAAGCCGCCATCAAGCTGGTGTTTCCGGTAGCCGACATCGCCATCGCGCGAGCGACTGCAGCGCGGCTGGGCGGCGAGCTGAACCCACCAGATCGCGAATGGCAACTGGGTTCAGAGCGTATTTGCGACGGTGTTGATCCCGAAGGCAATGTGTTTCAGGTACGGGCAGAGACACCATAG